From Laspinema palackyanum D2c, one genomic window encodes:
- the der gene encoding ribosome biogenesis GTPase Der, giving the protein MALPIVAIIGRPNVGKSTLVNRIAGGKQAIVHDEPGVTRDRTYRDAFWQDRDFQIVDTGGLVFDDETEFLPLIREQVLTALTESSVALFVVDGQQGVTEADREIANWLRHQKVPVVLAVNKCESLMEGLTQAAEFWELGMGEPYPISAIHGSGTGDLLDMVIPHLPPPSEIEETPEIKVAIVGRPNVGKSSLLNAFVGEKRAIVSPISGTTRDSIDTFVERNGKTYRIIDTAGIRKKKNVEYGPEFFGINRAFKAIRRADVVLLVIDAVDGVTEQDQKLAGRIEEEGRACVMVINKWDAIEKDSYTIYDYERDIKSRLYFLEWAEAIFVSAVTGKRVENILDLVDKSAEEHSRRVSTSVINEVLKDALHWHSPPTSRQGKQGKIYYGTQVTSQPPTIALFVNDPKRFNDNYRRYIERQFREQLGFTGSPLRLLWRGKKARDFEDNNTTNRAVKV; this is encoded by the coding sequence ATGGCTTTACCTATAGTTGCTATTATCGGACGCCCTAACGTGGGCAAATCAACCCTTGTCAATCGGATTGCTGGGGGTAAACAGGCGATCGTCCATGATGAACCGGGAGTCACCCGCGATCGCACCTATCGAGATGCCTTCTGGCAAGACCGAGATTTTCAGATCGTCGATACTGGCGGATTAGTCTTTGATGATGAGACCGAATTTTTACCCCTAATTCGAGAACAAGTCCTGACAGCGCTGACCGAATCCAGCGTTGCGCTGTTTGTTGTGGATGGACAACAAGGGGTTACGGAAGCCGATCGCGAAATTGCCAACTGGTTGCGTCATCAAAAAGTCCCGGTTGTCCTAGCTGTAAATAAGTGTGAATCCTTAATGGAAGGATTGACCCAAGCGGCAGAATTTTGGGAATTAGGCATGGGTGAACCTTATCCCATTTCTGCCATTCACGGCAGTGGAACGGGAGATTTATTAGATATGGTGATTCCCCACTTGCCCCCGCCTTCTGAAATTGAAGAAACGCCGGAAATTAAAGTGGCGATCGTTGGACGTCCCAATGTGGGTAAATCTAGCTTACTCAATGCCTTTGTCGGAGAAAAGCGGGCAATTGTTAGTCCAATTTCGGGAACGACTCGCGACAGTATCGATACCTTTGTGGAACGGAACGGAAAAACCTACCGAATTATCGATACTGCCGGGATTCGGAAAAAGAAAAATGTGGAATATGGACCAGAATTTTTTGGCATCAACCGGGCGTTTAAAGCGATTCGTCGGGCGGATGTGGTGCTGTTGGTCATTGATGCCGTGGATGGGGTAACGGAACAGGACCAAAAACTGGCGGGACGAATCGAAGAAGAAGGACGCGCCTGCGTCATGGTGATTAATAAATGGGATGCGATCGAGAAAGATTCCTATACCATTTATGACTATGAACGAGATATCAAAAGTCGCCTCTATTTCCTAGAATGGGCAGAAGCAATTTTTGTGAGTGCCGTCACCGGAAAACGGGTGGAAAACATCCTTGATTTAGTTGATAAATCGGCGGAAGAACATTCTCGTCGGGTTTCCACTTCAGTGATTAATGAAGTGCTAAAAGATGCCTTGCATTGGCATAGCCCTCCGACCAGTCGTCAAGGAAAACAGGGCAAAATCTATTATGGGACACAGGTTACCAGTCAACCTCCCACCATTGCTTTGTTTGTGAATGACCCGAAACGATTTAACGATAATTATCGCCGTTATATCGAGCGTCAGTTCCGTGAACAACTGGGATTTACTGGGAGTCCATTGCGGTTGTTATGGCGTGGGAAAAAAGCTCGTGACTTTGAGGATAATAATACCACCAATCGAGCCGTTAAGGTTTAG